The following are encoded together in the Streptomyces sp. NBC_00358 genome:
- a CDS encoding acyl-CoA dehydrogenase family protein yields MAGSADFDLYRPSEEHDMLRDAIRSLAEAKIAPYAAAVDEEARFPQEALDALVANDLHAVHVPEEFGGAGADALATVIVIEEVARVCVSSSLIPAVNKLGSLPVILSGSEDLKKKYLGPLAKGDGMFSYCLSEPDAGSDAAGMKTKAVRDGDFWVLNGVKRWITNAGVSEYYTVMAVTDPTKRSKGISAFVVEKSDEGVSFGAPERKLGIKGSPTREVYLDNVRIPADRMIGEEGTGFATAMKTLDHTRVTIAAQALGVAQGALDYAKGYVQERKQFGKPIADFQGIQFMLADMAMKIEAARQLTYAAAAKSERGDKDLTFQGAAAKCFASDVAMEVTTDAVQLLGGYGYTRDYPVERMMRDAKITQIYEGTNQVQRIVMARNLP; encoded by the coding sequence TTGGCCGGATCGGCTGATTTCGACCTGTACCGCCCGTCCGAGGAGCACGACATGCTCCGGGACGCGATCCGTTCGCTGGCCGAGGCGAAGATCGCGCCGTACGCAGCAGCGGTGGACGAGGAAGCCCGCTTCCCGCAGGAGGCGCTGGACGCCCTGGTCGCCAACGACCTGCACGCGGTCCACGTACCCGAGGAGTTCGGCGGCGCGGGCGCCGACGCCCTGGCGACGGTCATCGTGATCGAGGAGGTGGCCCGCGTCTGCGTGTCCTCCTCCCTGATCCCCGCGGTGAACAAGCTGGGCTCGCTGCCGGTGATCCTCTCCGGCTCCGAGGACCTGAAGAAGAAGTACCTGGGCCCGCTCGCCAAGGGCGACGGAATGTTCTCGTACTGCCTCTCCGAGCCGGACGCCGGTTCGGACGCGGCCGGCATGAAGACGAAGGCCGTGCGCGACGGCGACTTCTGGGTGCTGAACGGCGTCAAGCGCTGGATCACCAACGCGGGCGTCTCCGAGTACTACACGGTCATGGCCGTGACCGACCCGACGAAGCGCTCCAAGGGCATCAGCGCGTTCGTCGTCGAGAAGTCCGACGAGGGCGTCTCCTTCGGTGCTCCTGAGCGCAAGCTCGGCATCAAGGGCAGTCCGACCCGCGAGGTCTACCTCGACAACGTCCGCATCCCCGCCGACCGCATGATCGGCGAGGAGGGCACCGGCTTCGCGACCGCCATGAAGACGCTGGACCACACCCGCGTCACCATCGCGGCCCAGGCCCTCGGTGTCGCCCAGGGCGCCCTCGACTACGCCAAGGGCTACGTCCAGGAGCGCAAGCAGTTCGGCAAGCCGATCGCCGACTTCCAGGGCATCCAGTTCATGCTCGCCGACATGGCCATGAAGATCGAGGCCGCCCGCCAGCTCACGTACGCGGCCGCCGCCAAGTCGGAGCGTGGCGACAAGGACCTCACGTTCCAGGGCGCCGCCGCCAAGTGCTTCGCCTCGGACGTCGCCATGGAGGTCACCACGGACGCCGTCCAGCTCCTCGGGGGCTACGGCTACACCCGCGACTACCCGGTCGAGCGCATGATGCGCGACGCGAAGATCACCCAGATCTACGAAGGCACGAACCAGGTCCAGCGCATCGTGATGGCGCGCAACCTGCCGTAG
- a CDS encoding UDP-glucose dehydrogenase family protein: MALKITVIGTGYLGATHAAAMAELGFEVLGLDVVPEKIEMLQRGEVPMFEPGLEELLRKHVAGIEGSTGRLRFTMDWAELGAFGDVHFICVNTPQKHGEYACDMSYVDAAFESLAPHLSGPALVVGKSTVPVGSAERLAARLVELAPAGEDAELAWNPEFLREGFAVNDTLHPDRIVVGVRSERSEKLLREVYLTPVSEGSPFVVTDFPTAELVKTSANSFLATKISFINAMAEVCEAAGGDVAKLAEAIGHDERIGKKFLRAGIGFGGGCLPKDIRAFMARAGELGADQALTFLREVDTINMRRRGQMVEMAREALGGGSFLGKRVAVLGATFKPDSDDVRDSPALNVAGQIHLQGGQVTVYDPKGMANAKRLFPTLGYADSAVEAVRGAHVVLHLTEWREFRELDPAVLGEAATSRVLLDGRNALDPETWRRAGWTYRAMGRPTA, encoded by the coding sequence ATGGCCCTCAAGATCACCGTGATCGGCACCGGCTACCTCGGCGCCACCCATGCCGCGGCCATGGCCGAGCTCGGCTTCGAGGTCCTCGGGCTCGACGTGGTGCCGGAGAAGATCGAGATGCTCCAGCGGGGCGAGGTCCCCATGTTCGAGCCCGGCCTGGAGGAGCTGCTGCGCAAGCACGTGGCCGGGATCGAGGGCTCCACGGGCCGGCTCCGCTTCACCATGGACTGGGCCGAGCTCGGGGCCTTCGGCGACGTCCACTTCATCTGCGTGAACACGCCCCAGAAGCACGGCGAGTACGCCTGCGACATGTCGTACGTCGACGCGGCCTTCGAGTCGCTGGCGCCGCACCTGAGCGGTCCCGCCCTCGTCGTCGGCAAGTCCACCGTGCCGGTCGGCTCGGCGGAGCGGCTGGCCGCCCGGCTCGTCGAGCTCGCGCCCGCCGGCGAGGACGCGGAGCTGGCCTGGAACCCGGAGTTCCTGCGCGAGGGCTTCGCCGTGAACGACACGCTGCACCCCGACCGGATCGTGGTGGGCGTGCGCAGCGAGCGCTCCGAGAAGCTGCTGCGCGAGGTGTATCTGACCCCGGTCTCCGAGGGCTCGCCGTTCGTCGTGACCGACTTCCCGACCGCCGAGCTGGTGAAGACCTCCGCGAACTCCTTCCTCGCCACCAAGATCTCCTTCATCAACGCGATGGCCGAGGTCTGCGAGGCGGCCGGCGGCGACGTGGCCAAGCTGGCCGAGGCCATAGGGCACGACGAGCGGATCGGGAAGAAGTTCCTGCGGGCCGGTATCGGCTTCGGCGGCGGCTGCCTGCCCAAGGACATCCGCGCGTTCATGGCACGCGCCGGTGAGCTCGGCGCGGACCAGGCGCTGACCTTCCTGCGCGAGGTCGACACCATCAACATGCGGCGCCGCGGCCAGATGGTGGAGATGGCCCGTGAGGCGCTCGGCGGCGGTTCGTTCCTGGGCAAGCGGGTCGCCGTGCTCGGCGCGACCTTCAAGCCCGACTCCGACGACGTGCGCGACTCCCCGGCACTGAACGTCGCCGGGCAGATCCACCTCCAGGGCGGCCAGGTCACGGTCTACGACCCGAAGGGCATGGCGAACGCCAAGCGGCTCTTCCCGACGCTCGGGTACGCCGACTCCGCCGTGGAGGCGGTACGGGGCGCCCATGTCGTCCTGCACCTGACGGAGTGGCGCGAGTTCCGCGAGCTGGACCCGGCTGTGCTGGGCGAGGCGGCCACCTCCCGCGTGCTGCTGGACGGGCGC